A window of Streptomyces marispadix contains these coding sequences:
- a CDS encoding AMP-dependent synthetase/ligase produces MREFSLPALYEVPADGNLTDLIRRNAAQHPDVAVVARKQGGEWTDVGAADFLAEVQAAAKGLIAAGVQPGDRVALMSRTRYEWTLLDFAIWSAGAVTVPVYETSSPEQIAWILGDSGSVACLVETEEHSRAVESVRDRLPALVNVWQIEPRRDADGVPVADPGGRAAVDQLTADGADVDDATVEVRSSSANADSPATIVYTSGTTGRPKGCVLTHRSFFAECGNVVERLRPMFRTGESSVLLFLPIAHVFGRLVQVAAVMAPIKLGHVADVKALTDELAAFRPTMVLGVPRVFEKVFNSARARAQASGKVKVFDKAAETAMAYSRALEEPSGPPLGLKLRHKLFDVLVYSKLRAVLGGLATHAISGGAPLGERLGHFYRGIGFTVLEGYGLTESCAATAFNPYDRQKIGTVGQPLPGSVVRIADDGEVLLHGEHLFAGYWNNEQATQEALADGWFHTGDVGTLDADGYLAITGRKKEILVTAGGKNIAPSVIEDGIRGHALVAECMVVGDGRPFAGALLTVDEEFLARWAQEHGKAALTHEELLGDEELLAELQRAVDGGNALVSRAESVRKFRVLSTQFTEESGHITPSLKLKRGVVAKDFADEIEALYA; encoded by the coding sequence TTGCGTGAGTTCAGCCTTCCGGCACTTTACGAGGTGCCGGCCGACGGCAATCTGACGGATCTCATCCGCCGCAACGCGGCCCAGCATCCGGATGTCGCCGTCGTCGCGCGCAAGCAGGGAGGCGAGTGGACGGACGTCGGCGCCGCCGACTTCCTCGCCGAAGTACAGGCCGCCGCAAAGGGGTTGATCGCCGCGGGCGTGCAGCCGGGCGACCGCGTCGCGCTGATGTCCCGTACGCGCTACGAGTGGACGCTGCTCGACTTCGCGATCTGGAGCGCGGGAGCGGTCACCGTGCCCGTGTACGAGACGAGTTCGCCGGAGCAGATCGCCTGGATACTCGGCGACTCCGGCTCGGTCGCCTGCCTCGTGGAGACCGAGGAGCACTCGCGTGCGGTCGAGTCCGTACGCGACAGGCTTCCCGCTCTGGTGAACGTATGGCAGATCGAACCGCGGCGTGACGCGGACGGTGTCCCCGTCGCGGACCCGGGCGGCCGGGCCGCGGTCGACCAACTCACCGCGGACGGCGCCGACGTGGACGACGCCACGGTCGAGGTCCGCTCCTCCAGCGCCAACGCCGACTCCCCCGCGACCATCGTCTACACCTCGGGAACCACCGGGCGCCCCAAGGGCTGTGTGCTCACCCACCGCAGCTTCTTCGCCGAGTGCGGCAACGTCGTCGAGCGGCTGCGCCCGATGTTCCGCACGGGCGAGTCCTCGGTGCTGCTCTTCCTGCCCATCGCCCATGTCTTCGGGCGGCTGGTGCAGGTGGCAGCCGTGATGGCGCCCATCAAGCTCGGCCATGTCGCGGACGTGAAGGCCCTCACGGACGAACTCGCCGCGTTCCGGCCGACGATGGTCCTCGGCGTGCCACGCGTCTTCGAGAAGGTCTTCAACTCCGCGCGGGCGCGGGCCCAGGCGAGCGGCAAGGTGAAGGTCTTCGACAAGGCGGCGGAGACGGCCATGGCCTACAGCCGTGCCCTGGAGGAGCCTTCGGGTCCGCCGCTGGGGCTGAAGCTGCGGCACAAGCTGTTCGACGTGCTCGTCTACAGCAAGCTGCGCGCCGTGCTCGGCGGGCTCGCCACCCATGCGATCTCCGGCGGCGCACCGCTGGGCGAGCGGCTCGGGCACTTCTACCGCGGCATCGGCTTCACGGTGCTGGAGGGTTACGGCCTCACCGAGTCCTGTGCGGCGACGGCGTTCAATCCGTACGACCGCCAGAAGATCGGCACCGTCGGCCAGCCCCTCCCCGGATCGGTCGTACGGATCGCGGACGACGGCGAGGTGCTGCTGCACGGCGAGCATCTCTTCGCCGGCTACTGGAACAACGAGCAGGCCACCCAGGAGGCCCTGGCCGACGGCTGGTTCCACACCGGCGACGTGGGCACCCTCGACGCCGACGGGTATCTCGCCATCACCGGGCGCAAGAAGGAGATCCTGGTGACGGCGGGCGGCAAGAACATCGCCCCCTCGGTCATCGAGGACGGCATCCGCGGGCACGCGCTCGTCGCCGAGTGCATGGTCGTCGGCGACGGCCGCCCCTTCGCGGGGGCGCTGCTCACCGTAGACGAGGAGTTCCTCGCACGCTGGGCCCAGGAGCACGGCAAGGCGGCGCTCACCCATGAAGAGCTGCTGGGCGACGAGGAGTTGCTGGCCGAGCTCCAGCGGGCCGTGGACGGGGGCAACGCCCTGGTGTCGCGGGCGGAGTCCGTACGCAAGTTCCGGGTGCTGAGCACGCAGTTCACGGAGGAGTCGGGGCACATCACGCCGTCGCTGAAACTGAAACGCGGTGTGGTGGCCAAGGACTTCGCGGACGAGATCGAGGCGCTGTACGCCTGA